cagcagtaacagcagcagttacAGCCACAGCTCAGACGAGGGAGAAGGCTCGTCTCACAAGAGGAAGCATCAACAACACAAGAAGAAGACCAACAACAAACAGATCTTGACCCCACTGAACTACCTACATATATATCGTTAACTACAACTTGTACTAATTAAGCGGAGCTCGTGAATATCACTGTATAATGGGTGTGCTCTCTGGATTTTCTTTCAACCAATCCTCATGTAGGTGACCCGCAGAATACCCTCACAGGTATACCTGTGGTATACCTGAGTAGTATACATATTGTATAAATGAAAAGTAAATTAGCGGTATACCTTTTATATTTCTATTGCTAAGTTgtaattgtgttgtgttgttttaaaAGCTTAATAGGTTTTGTAAtaatttacatatacatatataatattgtgtacttttatataaataaagGTTAATGTTGACTAATAACTGTTGATAATTGTACCCAAATGTCAGTTATGGAGTTAAACTTACACATGTTACTTGATACGTAGCTTTGTAAAGTAACGAAACCACACTTTTTATAAATATGTTATTAGCGGGAGCAATTTCAATAGCGGGTAGGGAGGGTTTACCGTTAGTGTAGTGCACCGTTGCTTCTATTGTAACTTACTAATGGAACACCACTGCTACGATTGTAACTTACCAATGGAACACCACTTCCACCATTGTAACTTACTAATGGAACaccactgctaccattgtaacttaCCAATggaacaccactgccaccattgtaacttaCCAATGGAACACCACTTCCACCATTGTAACTTACTGATGGAACaccactgctaccattgtaacttaCCAAtggaacactactgccaccattgtaacttaCCAATGGAACACCACTTCCACCATTGTAACTTACTAATGGAACaccactgctaccattgtaacttaCCAATggaacaccactgccaccattgtaacttaCCAATGGAACACCCCTTCCACCATTGTAACTTACTAATGGAACaccactgctaccattgtaacttaCCAATggaacaccactgccaccattgtaacttaCCAATGGAATaccactgccaccattgtaacttaCTAATGGAACACCACTCTACCATTTTAACTTAGCAATggaacaccactgccaccattgtaaccttAGCCCCCGTCACCCTTGCACTCCTTGGTGTTCGGCCAACAAGTTGTACAAAGGCTTTAACCTGCAGCACATCATGTAATGGCTGACCTCTGCACTCAGTGATGCTACACGAGGTCTCCTGTGGACACTCACAAGCTTGGCCAAGACGAACAAATCCACTacggctcaccattgcccgtgtaacttggaactttttttttttttatatatatacaagaattggtACATTGTTGTACATTCTTTCACAAGTTACATTCTTTGTtccgagcagctgaatctaaaacagcaacaaaCTCTAGATGctcttacgggctcactatagcccgtgctatatgGATACTTCGTTCtgtgtagctaaatctaaaacaacaacaacaacaatttagTTGTTCAGTTGCAACAGAGCCAAATTAGCGGAAGGAAGATGCTCTACGATGTTGTTAAggccacttaggaccagtaaccgggttctggaTGGATTAATCTCTTTTaaggtatccgaccccaagtcggtagttggCTTTCAAGAATTGTAGTAGTGCAATGGGGGAGAGGGATGAACAATACACGCTTTcattcatcaatatatatatatatatatatatatatatatatatatatatatatatatatatatatatatatatatatatatatatatatatatatatatatatatatatttatatatggaaGTCTTCTCATTGATattaatcacaatagtgtgatttctcgggagggtgtggtgttggaggtacagggtgtggtgttcgaggtacagggtgtggtgttggaggtacagggtgtggtgttggaggtacggggtgtggtgttggaggtacggggtgtggtgttggaggtacggggtgtggtgttggaggtacggggtgtggtgttggaggtacggggtgtggtgttggaggtacgtggtgtggtgttggaggtacggggtgtggtgttggaggtacggggtgtggtgttggaggtacaggttgtggtgttggaggtacggggtgtggtgttggaggtacagggtgtggtgttggaggtacggggtgtggtgttggaggtacagggtgtggtgttggaggtacagggtgtggtgttggaggtacagggtgtggtgttggaggtacagggtgtggtgttggaggtacagggtgtggtgttggaggtacagggtgtggtgttggaggtacggGGTATGGTGTTGGAGGTAcggggtgtggtgttggaggtacggggtgtggtgttggagggtaaCGTTGCCAGGACGCTACACAACAAGAGTGAGAGGTGGAGACAGAGACGCTGGTAGATaacacccaacactcacccccTTGACCAAGATCGATCCCGGGGGCGTCGCGGCCCATCGGCATCAAGCACACctggccgccccccccccccccgcacagttCTCGTGGTCAGCGACCCCTGAGTGGCACCTTCAGTACACCTCTCCTCTCTGCAGTGTGTAATCAGCTGTTGAGTCTGTGACGTCATGCGTTCGGTAGTATCCTGATCAGCTGATACGTCAGCCCAGCTGTTGTCAGGCAGGAGGCAGCTGTTGTTAAGCTGGAGGCAGCTGTTGTCAGGCTGGAGGCAGCTGTTGTCAGGCTGGAGGCAGCTGTTGTCAGGCTGGAGGCAGCTGTTGTCAGGCTGGAGGCAGCTGTTGTCAGGCTGGAGGCAGCTGTTGTCAGGCTGAAGGCAGCTGTTGTCAGGCTGGAGGCAGCTGTTGTCAGGCTGGAGTTTGTGTTTACCACGTATGTTTTCATATGTTTACCACGTGCACGTTAAACATAACTTACGACATCGTACATGGAGGGTGGAGGACTGTTACTCTTGCAGTAGTCGCTGGTCTCTTAGGTTGTTACTGCTCTCCCACTGTCAGGTGAGCTGACGCCAAGCACCGAACCCGCGTCCCACTTGTGCTGGGAGATGTTCCGTTACTTGTAAGGTGTTCCGGGACAGGTAAAGAGGTGTTCTGTTGCTAGTAAAGAGGGTGTTCCACTACCAGGAGTGATGATCCCGCAGAAGTACATTCCCCATTACGGACAGACACTCTATAATATCTCAGATCATACAAGTCATTCCAAAAAGAAGTACATTCCTTTAATCGTTGCTTCGTTTACTGTCAGTGAAGAGCCAGCTGAGGCGCGGTGTGGTTACACCTGGACGACTGGTTACTGTTGCTGTGTGACAGTCCTGTTCATTCTGCCTTGATGCTCTTGTGATGGCAGGCGGGATAATGCTAGATaacacctcccccttcccccaccacacacacacatccccctcccacacccctccccccccccacacacacccccccacacacacacccaactccGAACACAGTCAGAAATGGCCGTGCTTTAGGCTAATAATTGATCCCGGGGGAATGAATATATTTCCCATCGTCTGTGTTCTGACTCTTGACCCAAACTTCGCCTCTGTAAGCTAGAAGACGTGGAGCATTGGCCGGTAATCTTGGTGATAACAATCActttcactccctcacacacacacacacacacacacacacacacacacacacacacacacacacacacacacacacacacacacacacacacacacacacacatgcacacagttatgaggaaaggctgcgggaaatgcaccttatgacactggaagacagaagagtaacgggacacatgatcacaacctataaaatcctcaggggaatcgaccggggtaaacaaggattattcaacactggtgggacgcgaacaaggggacacaggtggaaactgagtgcccacatgagccacagagtcgttagaaggaactttttcagtgtcagcgtagttgacggatggaatgcattaggcagtgatgtggtggaggctgactccatacacagttttaaatgtagatatgatagagcccagtaggctcagaaatctgtacaccagttgattgacagttgagaggcgggaccaaagagccaaagctcaacccccgcaagcacaaataggtgagtacaaatacgtgagtacacacacacacaaaggggacctgtggctgaatggacagcgcttgggattcgtaatcCAAGGGTCCGGGAtcaatccccggcgatggcggaaacaaacatTCAGAGTTCAATCTTTCAGGGCAgagttctttcatcctgatgcacttgttcacctagcagtaaataggtacctgggagttagacagctgttacaggctgcttcctggggatgtgtgaaaaaaaatcatttgaatgacatttgagaggcggccgaaagagccagagctcaaccctcaccccccaagcacaactgggtgaatacaactaggtgaatacacacagaattgtgtaaggaatcgttcaggaccttgtataccatttAAGtctgactaatcctggagtatgcagctccaacctggagtccatacccagctaaacacaagacaaagttagagaagattcagaggtataccatCAGACTAGCCCCAGAACCGAGCGGTATGAGctccgaggaaaggctacgggaactaaacctcccgtccctggaagacagaagtgtaaGGGGAGATATGAGAACCACCTACAATTCTCAGGggagtgacagggtggacaaagacaaactgtttaacataggtggaacacgaacaaggggacacaagtgaaaAGTgcgcacccaaatgagccacagagacattagaaagattttttcaatgtcagagtagttaataaatggaatgcataaggcagtgatgtggtgaaggctgactccatacactgtttccagtgtatatatgatagagcccagtaggctgaggaatctgtacatcagttgactgacagttgagagacgggaccaaggagccaaagctcaaccccccgcaagcacaactaggtaaatacaactaggtgaatacaaggtcACCGGGACAAATTACTCAGCGTCATGGCCACACAGGGCGTTATCAGGTCCCTCCCACTATCAACCTTGCTTACTACCCCAGCCTTCCTCCAAGCGTTTCTGCGCATCGTCTACTGCGCATCCTCCAGGGTTATGATCTAACCACCAAGGGGTATAAAAGACCAGACGCGTTCGTGTAACTATCATACTTAACCCGATACTCCGAGCAGCAGACTCACACGCCCAGTAACGTTTAGTACTTGACTTACAAGAATTGAAAATCTCCATCAAGACTTCAAGAGCAGCATCTGTCACCAAGACCAGCCAACTTACCAAGCCATCACCACACAAACCGCCGCTAACACCAGTAAACACTTTCTTCTGAAAGTTTCCTGTGAGCAGATCCCGGTCAGGATGGTGAAACAACGAGACGTGCTGGAGGCGCCTCACCGTTACCCAGGTGAGTCAGGATGTCCTCATCTTTGCTAGACAAAGACTTACGATCCCATCGTTCCCTCTTCAGAGAGGATCGGATCGTAAGTCCTGCCTGCCGAGGGTGGTTGTAGCTGCAGTGTTTTGTAAGTTATGTGGATATTCGCATCATTTATCAATCATATATGCCTAGAGATACATGCAAGTGTATCGACGCACTCATGTATACTATGCATCCATGTACACATGGTTGTAGGTGATACGTGCACATTTTACACACGCGGGTCACATATTACTATTAAATAGCATTTATGTAATATTCCATATTTGTGAGTTAacatctctatctttcttacaaagCCGACAAGTCTCTAATCACTAATACTTTCTTTATCTTGATTTTCAATTgttgccccagtgtgtgtgttcgtAAGCACACATAAGTCTAAATCGATATTCTTTTTCAAGACATTATAAACCAAAGTTAAAACCAGTTCTTGTAGAATTGTGTGTTATTTTGACGTAAGATCAGAGTACAACAAATACTTTTGTTTCCACAGAATCGATGGAGGACAGACTCCGGTCACACTCAGCCAACAGTActgccagtagcagcagcagttacagcagcagcagcagcaactgcagcagcagcaacagcagcagcagtaacagcagcagttacAGCCACAGCTCAGACGAGGGAGAAGGCTCGTCTCACAAGAGGAAGCATCAACAACACAAGAAGAAGACCAACAACAAACAGATCTTGACCCCACTGAACTACCTACATATATATCGTTAACTACAACTTGTACTAATTAAGCGGAGCTCGTGAATATCACTGTATAATGGGTGTGCTCTCTGGATTTTCTTTCAACCAATCCTCATGTAGGTGACCCGCAGAATACCCTCACAGGTATACCTGTGGTATACCTGAGTAGTATACATATTGTATAAATGAAAAGTAAATTAGCGGTATACCTTTTATATTTCTATTGCTAAGTTgtaattgtgttgtgttgttttaaaAGCTTAATAGGTTTTGTAAtaatttacatatacatatataatattgtgtacttttatataaataaagGTTAATGTTGACTAATAACTGTTGATAATTGTACCCAAATGTCAGTTATGGAGTTAAACTTACACATGTTACTTGATACGTAGCTTTGTAAAGTAACGAAACCACACTTTTTATAAATATGTTATTAGCGGGAGCAATTTCAATAGCGGGTAGGGAGGGTTTACCGTTAGTGTAGTGCACCGTTGCTTCTATTGTAACTTACTAATGGAACACCACTGCTACGATTGTAACTTACCAATGGAACACCACTTCCACCATTGTAACTTACTAATGGAACaccactgctaccattgtaacttaCCAATggaacaccactgccaccattgtaacttaCCAATGGAACACCACTTCCACCATTGTAACTTACTGATGGAACaccactgctaccattgtaacttaCCAAtggaacactactgccaccattgtaacttaCCAATGGAACACCACTTCCACCATTGTAACTTACTAATGGAACaccactgctaccattgtaacttaCCAATggaacaccactgccaccattgtaacttaCCAATGGAACACCCCTTCCACCATTGTAACTTACTAATGGAACaccactgctaccattgtaacttaCCAATggaacaccactgccaccattgtaacttaCCAATGGAATaccactgccaccattgtaacttaCTAATGGAACACCACTCTACCATTTTAACTTAGCAATggaacaccactgccaccattgtaaccttAGCCCCCGTCACCCTTGCACTCCTTGGTGTTCGGCCAACAAGTTGTACAAAGGCTTTAACCTGCAGCACATCATGTAATGGCTGACCTCTGCACTCAGTGATGCTACACGAGGTCTCCTGTGGACACTCACAAGCTTGGCCAAGACGAACAAATCCACTacggctcaccattgcccgtgtaacttggaactttttttttttttatatatatacaagaattggtACATTGTTGTACATTCTTTCACAAGTTACATTCTTTGTtccgagcagctgaatctaaaacagcaacaaaCTCTAGATGctcttacgggctcactatagcccgtgctatatgGATACTTCGTTCtgtgtagctaaatctaaaacaacaacaacaacaatttagTTGTTCAGTTGCAACAGAGCCAAATTAGCGGAAGGAAGATGCTCTACGATGTTGTTAAggccacttaggaccagtaaccgggttctggaTGGATTAATCTCTTTTaaggtatccgaccccaagtcggtagttggCTTTCAAGAATTGTAGTAGTGCAATGGGGGAGAGGGATGAACAATACACGCTTTcattcatcaatatatatatatatatatatatatatatatatatatatatatatatatatatatatatatatatatatatatatatatatatatatatatatatatatttatatatggaaGTCTTCTCATTGATattaatcacaatagtgtgatttctcgggagggtgtggtgttggaggtacagggtgtggtgttcgaggtacagggtgtggtgttggaggtacagggtgtggtgttggaggtacggggtgtggtgttggaggtacggggtgtggtgttggaggtacggggtgtggtgttggaggtacggggtgtggtgttggaggtacggggtgtggtgttggaggtacggggtgtggtgttggaggtacggggtgtggtgttggaggtacgtggtgtggtgttggaggtacggggtgtggtgttggaggtacggggtgtggtgttggaggtacaggttgtggtgttggaggtacggggtgtggtgttggaggtacagggtgtggtgttggaggtacggggtgtggtgttggaggtacagggtgtggtgttggaggtacagggtgtggtgttggaggtacagggtgtggtgttggaggtacagggtgtggtgttggaggtacagggtgtggtgttggaggtacagggtgtggtgttggaggtacggGGTATGGTGTTGGAGGTAcggggtgtggtgttggaggtacggggtgtggtgttggagggtaaCGTTGCCAGGACGCTACACAACAAGAGTGAGAGGTGGAGACAGAGACGCTGGTAGATaacacccaacactcacccccTTGACCAAGATCGATCCCGGGGGCGTCGCGGCCCATCGGCATCAAGCACACctggccgcccccccccccccgcacagttCTCGTGGTCAGCGACCCCTGAGTGGCACCTTCAGTACACCTCTCCTCTCTGCAGTGTGTAATCAGCTGTTGAGTCTGTGACGTCATGCGTTCGGTAGTATCCTGATCAGCTGATACGTCAGCCCAGCTGTTGTCAGGCAGGAGGCAGCTGTTGTTAAGCTGGAGGCAGCTGTTGTCAGGCTGGAGGCAGCTGTTGTCAGGCTGGAGGCAGCTGTTGTCAGGCTGGAGGCAGCTGTTGTCAGGCTGGAGGCAGCTGTTGTCAGGCTGGAGGCAGCTGTTGTCAGGCTGAAGGCAGCTGTTGTCAGGCTTGAGGCAGCTGTTGTCAGGCTGGAGTTTGTGTTTACCACGTATGTTTTCATATGTTTACCACGTGCACGTTAAACATAACTTACGACATCGTACATGGAGGGTGGAGGACTGTTACTCTTGCAGTAGTCGCTGGTCTCTTAGGTTGTTACTGCTCTCCCACTGTCAGGTGAGCTGACGCCAAGCACCGAACCCGCGTCCCACTTGTGCTGGGAGATGTTCCGTTACTTGTAAGGTGTTCCGGGACAGGTAAAGAGGTGTTCTGTTGCTAGTAAAGAGGGTGTTCCACTACCAGGAGTGATGATCCCGCAGAAGTACATTCCCCATTACGGACAGACACTCTATAATATCTCAGATCATACAAGTCATTCCAAAAAGAAGTACATTCCTTTAATCGTTGCTTCGTTTACTGTCAGTGAAGAGCCAGCTGAGGCGCGGTGTGGTTACACCTGGACGACTGGTTACTGTTGCTGTGTGACAGTCCTGTTCATTCTGCCTTGATGCTCTTGTGATGGCAGGCGGGATAATGCTAGATaacacctcccccttcccccaccacacacacacatccccctcccacacccctccccccccccccacacacacccccccacacacacacccaactccGAACACAGTCAGAAATGGCCGTGCTTTAGGCTAATAATTGATCCCGGGGGAATGAATATATTTCCCATCGTCTGTGTTCTGACTCTTGACCCAAACTTCGCCTCTGTAAGCTAGAAGACGTGGAGCATTGGCCGGTAATCTTGGTGATAACAATCActttcactccctcacacacacacacacacacacacacacacacacacacacacacacacacacacacacacacacacacacacacacacacacacacacacacacacacacatgcacacagttatgaggaaaggctgcgggaaatgcaccttatgacactggaagacagaagagtaacgggacacatgatcacaacctataaaatcctcaggggaatcgaccggggtaaacaaggattattcaacactggtgggacgcgaacaaggggacacaggtggaaactgagtgcccacatgagccacagagtcgttagaaggaactttttcagtgtcagcgtagttgacggatggaatgcattaggcagtgatgtggtggaggctgactccatacacagttttaaatgtagatatgatagagcccagtaggctcagaaatctgtacaccagttgattgacagttgagaggcgggaccaaagagccaaagctcaacccccgcaagcacaaataggtgagtacaaatacgtgagtacacacacacacaaaggggacctgtggctgaatggacagcgcttgggattcgtaatcCAAGGGTCCGGGAtcaatccccggcgatggcggaaacaaacatTCAGAGTTCAATCTTTCAGGGCAgagttctttcatcctgatgcacttgttcacctagcagtaaataggtacctgggagttagacagctgttacaggctgcttcctggggatgtgtgaaaaaaaatcatttgaatgacatttgagaggcggccgaaagagccagagctcaaccctcaccccccaagcacaactgggtgaatacaactaggtgaatacacacagaattgtgtaaggaatcgttcaggac
This genomic stretch from Procambarus clarkii isolate CNS0578487 chromosome 5, FALCON_Pclarkii_2.0, whole genome shotgun sequence harbors:
- the LOC138352387 gene encoding transmembrane protein 40-like — translated: MVKQRDVLEAPHRYPESMEDRLRSHSANSTASSSSSYSSSSSNCSSSNSSSSNSSSYSHSSDEGEGSSHKRKHQQHKKKTNNKQILTPLNYLHIYR